One Melospiza georgiana isolate bMelGeo1 chromosome 12, bMelGeo1.pri, whole genome shotgun sequence genomic window carries:
- the ARR3 gene encoding arrestin-C, whose amino-acid sequence MGDGSKVFKKTSPNSKLSLYLGKRDYVDNVDSVESVDGVCLIDPEYLKDRKVYVTLTCAFRYGRDDLDVIGLTFRKDIYVLTTQLYPPVPDQAPKTLTPLQEKLMKKLGENAYPFTFEIATNLPCSITLQPGPDDVGKACGVDFEVKGFCAENLEEKIHKRNSVRLIIRKVQFAPAQTGPAPRAETTRQFMMSDKPLHLEASLDREIYYHGDPINVTVNINNTTNKVVKKIKISVDQITDVVLYSLDKYTKTVCSEEINETVAANSTFSKTYSVTPLLSLNRQKRGLALDGKLKHEDTNLASTTILRPGMDKEVLGILVSYKVKVNLVVSRGGILGDLTASDVGVEMPVILMHPKPDDSKPRSEEDIVIEEFARQKLKGEKDDEDEKEEAEKEES is encoded by the exons ATGGGAGACGGATCAAA GGTTTTCAAGAAgaccagccccaacagcaag ctctcCCTGTACCTAGGGAAGAGAGATTATGTGGATAACGTGGATTCAGTGGAATCTGTAG ATGGTGTCTGCCTGATTGACCCGGAGTACCTGAAGGACAGGAAAG tGTATGTGACGCTGACCTGCGCCTTCCGCTACGGCCGCGATGACCTCGACGTGATCGGCCTGACCTTCAGGAAGGACATCTATGTGCTGACCACCCAGCTGTACCCCCCCGTGCCAGACCAGGCCCCCAAAACCCTCACTCCTCTGCAGGAGAAGCTGATGAAGAAGCTCGGGGAGAACGCCTACCCCTTCACCTTTGAG aTTGCCACCaacctgccctgctccatcaCCCTCCAGCCCGGGCCAGATGATGTGGGAAAG GCCTGTGGCGTTGACTTCGAGGTCAAAGGATTTTGTGCTGAAAATCTGGAGGAGAAAATCCACAAGAG gAACTCGGTGCGCCTCATCATCCGCAAGGTGCAGTTCGCCCCGGCGCAGACGGGGCCGGCCCCGCGGGCCGAGACCACCCGGCAGTTCATGATGTCAGACAAACCTCTGCACCTCGAAGCTTCCCTGGACAGGGAG ATCTATTACCACGGAGACCCCATCAATGTGACCGTCAACATCAACAACACCACCAACAAGGTTGTGAAAAAGATAAAGATCTCAG TGGATCAGATCACAGACGTGGTCCTGTATTCCCTGGATAAATACACGAAGACTGTGTGCTCCGAGGAGATAAA TGAGACTGTGGCTGCCAATTCCACCTTCTCCAAAACGTACTCGGTGACCCCCCTGCTCTCCTTGAACCGCCAGAAGCGAGGCCTCGCTCTCGATGGCAAACTCAAGCACGAGGACACCAACCTGGCCTCCACCACCAT CCTGAGACCTGGCATGGACAAGGAGGTGCTGGGCATCCTGGTGTCCTACAAAGTGAAGGTCAACCTGGTGGTGTCCCGAGGAGG CATCCTGGGGGATCTCACTGCCAG TGATGTTGGGGTGGAGATGCCCGTCATCCTCATGCACCCGAAGCCTGATGACT CTAAGCCAAG GAG CGAGGAGGACATTGTCATCGAGGAATTTGCTCGCCAGAAGCTCAAGGGGGAGAAGgatgatgaagatgagaagGAGGAAGCTGAGAAAGAGGAGAGCTAA
- the P2RY4 gene encoding P2Y purinoceptor 4, with amino-acid sequence MAAPVRMFPVSLRTPTPAPWPGGNTTAAPEAKCVFNEEFKFILLPVSYSIVFVVGLPLNSWALWMFISRMRPWNATTTYMVNLALSDTLYVLSLPTLVYYYADRNNWPFGTGLCKMVRFLFYANLYSSILFLTCISVHRYMGICHPIRSLKWVKTKHARIICVAAWLAVIICLIPNLIFVTTSSKGNTTLCHDTTKPEEFDHYVHYSSSIMALLFGVPFLVIVLCYCLMAKRLCKPSFSSPGLRMPSYKRRSIKMIIVVLAVFAICFVPFHITRTLYYTSRYFQADCRTLNIINFSYKITRPLASINSCLDPILYFMVGDKYRGRLRRGAAQRLRPVPTLDLALVSPFADSLTDDSHMAGVTRGTGTARSGGGC; translated from the coding sequence ATGGCCGCTCCGGTGAGGATGTTCCCGGTTTCCCTGAGGACACCGACGCCGGCTCCCTGGCCAGGGGGGAACACCACAGCAGCACCCGAGGCTAAGTGTGTCTTCAACGAGGAGTTCAAGTTCATCCTGCTGCCCGTCTCCTACAGCATCGTCTTCGTGGTGGGGCTGCCCCTCAACTCCTGGGCCCTGTGGATGTTCATCTCCAGGATGAGGCCCTGGAATGCCACCACCACCTACATGGTCAACCTGGCCCTCTCGGACACGCTCTAcgtcctgtccctgcccaccctggtCTATTATTACGCCGACCGCAACAATTGGCCCTTCGGGACGGGGCTGTGCAAGATGGTGCGCTTCCTCTTCTACGCCAACCTCTACAGCAGCATCCTCTTCCTCACCTGCATCAGCGTGCACCGCTACATGGGCATCTGCCACCCCATCCGCTCCCTCAAGTGGGTGAAGACCAAGCACGCCCGCATCATCTGCGTGGCCGCCTGGCTCGCGGTCATCATCTGCCTCATCCCCAACCTCATCTTCGTCACCACCAGCTCCAAGGGCAACACCACCCTGTGCCACGACACCACCAAGCCCGAGGAGTTCGACCACTACGTGCACTACAGCTCCTCCATCATGGCCCTGCTCTTCGGGGTGCCCTTCCTGGTCATCGTGCTGTGCTACTGCCTGATGGCCAAGCGGCTCTGCAAGCCCAGCTTCTCCAGCCCCGGCCTCCGCATGCCCTCCTACAAGAGGCGCTCCATCAAGATGATCATCGTGGTGCTGGCCGTCTTCGCCATCTGCTTCGTGCCCTTCCACATCACCCGCACCCTCTACTACACCTCCCGCTACTTCCAGGCTGACTGCAGGACCCTCAACATCATCAACTTCAGCTACAAGATCACGCGGCCGCTGGCCAGCATCAACAGCTGCCTGGACCCCATCCTGTACTTCATGGTCGGGGACAAGTACCGGGGCCGGCTGCGCCGCGGGGCCGCCCAGCGCCTCCGGCCCGTGCCCACGCTGGACCTGGCCCTGGTGTCACCCTTTGCAGACAGCCTCACGGACGACAGCCACATGGCCGGTGTCACCcgagggacagggacagcacgcAGTGGGGGCGGGTGCTGA